Proteins encoded within one genomic window of Babesia bigemina genome assembly Bbig001, chromosome : IV:
- a CDS encoding T-complex protein 1 eta subunit, putative, with the protein MSHLLNLPVLLLKEGTDTSQGRAQIISNINACQVIVDCIKSTLGPRGMDKLIHTGNDVTITNDGATVLKLLDVAHPAAAVLVDIAKSQDDEVGDGTTSVAILAGELLTEAKQFIIDGISPQVIIKYFRISCERALDHIEKIAVNLSGKDESEKRSLLVKCAETSLNSKLLSGHKTFFAEIVVDAVMLLDSYLDQDMIGIKKVTGGSCRDTMLVKGVAFKKTFTYAGAEQQPKKFINPKILLINIELELRAEKENAEILIKDPTQFQSIIDAEWTILHDKLNKIAEMGANIVLSKLPIGDIATQFFADRNIFAAGRVEPADMIRTSKATGASIQNTVNGISTDVLGTCGCFEERQIGNERFNIFEDCPKTTTATIILRGGAQQFIEESERSLNDAICIVRRATKTHSILGGGGAVEMELSKMLLAYSLTVVGKQQLVINAFARSLEIIPKTLAQNAGFNAIDVLSKLRREHAVSKEAVNWSGVNCLNGDVVDAFKECIWEPALVKKNAIYAATEAACQVLSIDETVKHASQTPPIQ; encoded by the exons ATGAGTCACCTACTCAATCTGCCAGTGCTGctcctcaaggagggcacTGACACCTCTCAGGGACGCGCGCAAATCATCAGCAACATCAACGCCTGCCAGGTCATCGTGGACTGCATTAAATCCACGCTAG GGCCTCGTGGCATGGACAAGCTCATCCACACAGGAAACGACGTCACCATCACCAACGATGGCGCAACTGTCTTGAAGCTTCTTGACGTCGCGCATCCCGCTGCCGCCGTGCTCGTTGACATCGCCAAGTCGCAGGATGACGAGGTCGGGGACGGCACGACTTCAGTCGCCATTCTGGCGGGCGAGCTGCTCACTGAGGCGAAGCAGTTCATCATAGACGGCATCAGCCCGCAGGTCATCATCAAGTACTTCCGCATCTCCTGCGAGCGCGCGCTTGACCACATCGAGAAAATCGCAGTCAACCTCAGCGGCAAGGATGAGAGCGAGAAGCGTTCGCTGCTCGTGAAGTGCGCTGAGACGTCGCTAAACTCCAAGCTCCTCTCCGGGCACAAGACGTTCTTCGCCGAGATCGTGGTCGACGCCGTCATGTTGCTGGACAGCTACCTCGACCAGGACATGATCGGAATCAAGAAGGTCACTGGAGGCAGCTGCAGGGACACCATGCTGGTCAAGGGCGTGGCCTTCAAGAAGACCTTCACCTACGCCGGCGCGGAGCAGCAGCCGAAGAAGTTTATCAACCCCAAGATCCTGCTCATCAACATCGAGCTCGAGCTGAGGGCAGAGAAAGAAAATGCAGAGATTCTCATCAAGGACCCAACGCAGTTCCAGAGCATCATCGACGCCGAGTGGACCATCCTGCACGACAAGCTCAACAAAATCGCCGAGATGGGAGCGAACATCGTGCTGTCCAAGCTCCCCATTGGCGACATTGCCACTCAATTCTTCGCTGATCGCAACATCTTCGCAGCGGGGCGCGTAGAGCCGGCTGACATGATTAGGACCAGCAAAGCCACCGGCGCGTCCATCCAGAACACCGTCAACGGCATATCCACCGATGTGCTCGGCACCTGCGGGTGCTTCGAGGAGAGGCAGATCGGCAACGAGCGCTTCAACATTTTCGAGGACTGCCCGAAGACCACGACTGCCACCATCATCCTCAGGGGCGGTGCGCAGCAGTTCATCGAAGAGAGCGAGCGCTCGCTCAACGACGCCATTTGCATCGTGAGGAGGGCAACCAAGACCCACAGCATcctcggcggcggcggcgctgtcGAAATGGAGCTGTCGAAGATGCTGCTCGCCTACTCGCTCACTGTGGTCGGcaagcagcagctcgtcaTCAACGCGTTCGCCCGTTCTCTGGAGATCATCCCCAAGACTCTGGCCCAAAATGCCGGTTTCAACGCGATTGACGTGTTATCTAAGCTCAGGCGCGAACACGCCGTGAGCAAGGAGGCTGTCAACTGGTCCGGTGTCAACTGCCTCAACGGCGACGTCGTCGATGCGTTCAAGGAGTGCATCTGGGAACCCGCGCTGGTGAAGAAGAACGCCATCTACGCAGCCACCGAGGCCGCGTGCCAGGTGCTGTCCATCGACGAAACCGTTAAGCATGCCAGCCAGACGCCGCCCATACAGTAA